Proteins from a single region of Ziziphus jujuba cultivar Dongzao chromosome 1, ASM3175591v1:
- the LOC132799131 gene encoding aspartyl protease UND-like — protein sequence MDTGSNLLWVDCAGCRQCRRRAINRAIYDPSHSSTYTSIQCDDQRCIDISANGECSPTGQCFYNKRNYARGSMSSGLIATKQLTFGPIHEGIAEEITVVSGMVFGCSSDSQSLPDSKFNGIFGLSNRSYTISAFGSKFSYCIGDITDKDYGYNLLILGEEANFEGFTTPIDIQYSGHYYLSLQSVTVGNSNTYINPNGMWSKSAVMDTGTSGLWLVSGLYTEFRIKIVAFMEDLGLNSTTDESRKLCYHGNFTTEPVNSQLTNVHTIASLHFANGADLDLEVKSLFYNTNKGTFCLDVNPSITEEVTIIGLRAQQSYNVGYDLIGRMLYLQFRECAALFP from the coding sequence ATGGATACAGGAAGCAACCTTCTTTGGGTTGACTGTGCTGGTTGCAGGCAATGTCGTAGGCGGGCCATCAACAGGGCAATATATGATCCGTCTCACTCATCAACTTATACATCTATACAGTGTGATGATCAACGTTGTATCGATATTTCAGCAAATGGAGAGTGCTCCCCAACCGGCCAATGCTTCTACAACAAAAGGAATTATGCTAGAGGATCAATGTCCAGTGGGCTGATTGCCACTAAACAACTCACCTTCGGACCAATACATGAAGGAATCGCTGAAGAAATTACCGTTGTGTCTGGTATGGTATTTGGGTGTAGTAGCGATTCCCAATCACTTCCTGATTCCAAATTCAACGGCATTTTTGGACTTTCCAACAGATCTTATACCATTTCGGCCTTTGGATCAAAATTTTCTTACTGCATTGGAGATATAACCGATAAAGATTATGGTTATAACCTATTGATCTTAGGTGAGGAGGCAAATTTTGAAGGATTCACTACCCCTATAGATATACAATATTCGGGTCATTACTATCTTTCTTTACAATCCGTAACTGTAGGAAACAGCAACACCTACATCAATCCTAATGGTATGTGGTCCAAAAGTGCAGTGATGGACACGGGAACATCAGGTCTTTGGTTAGTCAGCGGCTTGTATACAGAATTTCGCATCAAAATAGTTGCTTTCATGGAAGATTTGGGGCTGAACTCAACCACTGATGAATCGAGAAAATTGTGCTACCATGGTAACTTCACGACAGAGCCAGTAAATAGTCAACTAACAAATGTGCATACGATTGCTTCCCTTCATTTTGCTAATGGTGCTGATCTTGACTTGGAAGTAAAGAGCTTGTTCTATAATACTAATAAGGGCACGTTTTGCTTGGATGTGAATCCCAGCATTACTGAAGAGGTGACAATCATTGGATTGAGGGCTCAACAATCCTATAATGTAGGTTATGATCTCATTGGACGAATGCTCTATCTCCAATTTAGGGAATGTGCAGCCTTATTTCCATGA